A genomic region of Pseudomonas frederiksbergensis contains the following coding sequences:
- a CDS encoding glutamine synthetase family protein encodes MSVPLRAVQLNEANAFLKKYPEVLYVDLLIADMNGVVRGKRIERTSLHKVYEKGINLPASLFALDINGSTVESTGLGLDIGDSDRICYPIPDTLCIEPWQKRPTAQLLMTMHELEGEPFFADPREVLRQVVSKFDAMGLTICAAFELEFYLIDQDNVNGRPQSPRSPVSGKRPMSTQVYLIDDLDEYVDCLQDILEGAKEQGIPADAIVKESAPAQFEVNLHHVSDPIKACDYAVLLKRLVKNIAYDHEMDTTFMAKPYPGQAGNGLHVHISILDKEGNNIFASEDPEQNAALRHAIGGVLETLPAQMAFLCPNVNSYRRFGAQFYVPNSPSWGIDNRTVAVRVPTGSADAVRIEHRVAGADANPYLLMASVLAGIHHGLTNEIEPGPPVEGNSYEQNEQSLPNNLRDALRELDDSEVMARYIDPLYIDVFVACKESELAEFENSISDLEYNWYLHTV; translated from the coding sequence ATGTCGGTCCCTCTGCGTGCCGTTCAACTCAACGAAGCAAACGCATTCCTTAAGAAATATCCTGAGGTTTTGTACGTCGACCTTCTGATTGCGGATATGAACGGTGTGGTGCGCGGCAAGCGCATCGAGCGCACCAGTCTTCATAAGGTTTACGAAAAAGGCATTAACCTGCCGGCGTCACTGTTCGCTCTGGACATCAACGGTTCCACGGTGGAAAGCACCGGCCTGGGTCTGGACATCGGCGACTCTGACCGAATCTGCTACCCAATCCCCGATACCCTCTGCATCGAGCCCTGGCAGAAGCGCCCGACCGCGCAACTGTTAATGACCATGCACGAACTCGAAGGTGAACCTTTCTTCGCCGACCCACGCGAAGTGCTGCGTCAAGTCGTGAGCAAGTTTGATGCAATGGGCCTGACCATCTGCGCCGCGTTCGAACTGGAGTTCTACCTGATCGACCAGGACAACGTGAACGGTCGTCCGCAGTCGCCACGCTCGCCGGTGTCCGGCAAGCGCCCGATGTCGACTCAGGTGTACCTGATCGACGACCTCGACGAATACGTCGACTGCCTGCAAGACATCCTCGAAGGCGCGAAAGAACAGGGCATTCCTGCCGACGCGATCGTCAAGGAAAGCGCCCCGGCGCAGTTCGAAGTGAACCTGCACCACGTCTCCGACCCGATCAAGGCCTGCGACTACGCGGTACTGCTCAAGCGTCTGGTGAAAAACATCGCCTACGACCACGAGATGGACACCACGTTTATGGCCAAGCCGTATCCGGGCCAGGCGGGCAACGGTCTGCACGTACACATTTCGATCCTTGATAAAGAAGGCAACAACATCTTTGCCAGCGAGGATCCCGAGCAGAACGCCGCACTGCGCCACGCGATCGGCGGTGTGCTCGAGACCCTGCCGGCGCAGATGGCGTTCCTCTGCCCGAACGTCAACTCCTACCGCCGTTTCGGCGCACAGTTCTACGTGCCGAATTCGCCGAGCTGGGGCATCGACAACCGCACTGTTGCGGTCCGCGTGCCGACCGGTTCTGCAGACGCGGTGCGGATCGAGCACCGGGTGGCTGGCGCTGACGCCAACCCGTACTTGCTGATGGCGTCGGTTCTGGCCGGCATTCACCACGGCCTGACCAACGAGATCGAGCCAGGTCCACCGGTCGAAGGCAACAGCTACGAGCAGAACGAGCAGAGCCTGCCGAACAACCTGCGTGATGCACTGCGTGAGCTGGACGACAGCGAAGTCATGGCCCGGTACATCGACCCGCTGTACATCGACGTGTTCGTGGCGTGCAAGGAAAGCGAGCTGGCCGAGTTCGAGAACTCCATCTCTGACCTTGAGTACAACTGGTACTTGCACACGGTCTGA
- a CDS encoding aldehyde dehydrogenase: MTNTRSDWEQRFQSLTLEGRAFIDGQYCSALSRDTFECMSPVDGRFLANIASTDEADANAAVVVARRAFESGVWAKLAPAERKRILIRFADLILANQEELALLETLDMGKPISDSMSIDIPATANAIRWSAEAIDKIYDEVAATPHDQLGLVTREPSGVVAAIVPWNFPLIMASWKFAPALAAGNSFILKPSEKSPLTAIRIAQLALDAGIPKGVFNVLPGFGHTVGKALALHMDVDVLAFTGSTAIAKQLLIYAGQSNMKRVWLEAGGKSPNVVFADAPDLRAAAQAAASAIAFNQGEVCTAGSRLLVERSIREQFIPLLVEALQAWKPGHALDPTTTVGAVVDQRQLESVLRYISIGKEQGAELIAGGIRTLEDTGGLYVEPAIFDGVTNAMTIAREEIFGPVLSLITFDTAEEALAIANDSIFGLAAGVWTSNLSKAHTFARGLRAGSVWVNQYDGGDMTAPFGGFKQSGNGRDKSLHAFDKYTELKATWIKL, from the coding sequence ATGACAAACACTCGCAGCGACTGGGAGCAACGCTTTCAGTCCTTAACACTTGAAGGTCGGGCATTCATTGACGGCCAATACTGCTCGGCACTCAGCCGTGACACCTTTGAATGCATGAGTCCGGTGGACGGTCGTTTTTTGGCGAACATCGCCAGCACCGACGAAGCCGACGCGAATGCGGCGGTAGTGGTTGCGCGCCGGGCGTTCGAATCCGGCGTCTGGGCCAAACTGGCCCCGGCGGAGCGCAAGCGCATCCTGATTCGTTTCGCCGACCTGATTCTGGCGAACCAGGAAGAACTGGCGCTGCTGGAAACCCTCGACATGGGCAAGCCGATCAGCGACTCCATGAGCATCGACATTCCAGCGACCGCCAACGCGATCCGCTGGAGCGCCGAGGCCATCGACAAAATCTACGACGAAGTCGCGGCGACGCCGCACGATCAGTTGGGCTTGGTCACGCGTGAACCGTCGGGCGTGGTCGCGGCCATCGTGCCGTGGAACTTCCCGTTGATCATGGCCAGCTGGAAATTCGCACCGGCCCTGGCAGCGGGTAACTCGTTCATCCTCAAGCCTTCGGAAAAGTCACCGCTGACGGCGATTCGCATCGCTCAACTGGCGCTCGACGCCGGTATCCCGAAAGGCGTGTTCAACGTGCTGCCGGGCTTCGGTCACACCGTCGGCAAGGCGCTGGCGCTGCACATGGACGTCGACGTGCTGGCCTTCACCGGCTCGACCGCGATTGCCAAGCAACTGTTGATCTACGCCGGGCAAAGCAACATGAAACGCGTCTGGCTGGAAGCCGGTGGCAAAAGCCCGAACGTGGTGTTTGCCGACGCGCCGGATTTGCGCGCGGCAGCTCAAGCTGCGGCCAGTGCGATTGCCTTCAACCAGGGCGAAGTCTGCACTGCCGGTTCGCGTTTGCTGGTAGAGCGTTCGATTCGCGAGCAGTTCATTCCGCTGTTGGTGGAAGCGCTGCAAGCCTGGAAACCGGGGCATGCCCTGGACCCGACGACCACCGTCGGTGCAGTCGTCGATCAGCGTCAACTGGAGTCGGTGCTGCGCTACATCAGCATCGGCAAAGAGCAGGGCGCCGAACTGATTGCGGGCGGCATTCGCACCCTCGAAGACACCGGTGGCCTGTACGTGGAGCCGGCGATTTTCGACGGCGTGACCAACGCCATGACCATCGCCCGGGAAGAAATCTTTGGCCCGGTGCTGTCGCTGATCACCTTCGACACGGCTGAAGAAGCGCTGGCAATTGCCAACGACAGCATCTTCGGTCTGGCGGCCGGGGTCTGGACCAGCAACCTGAGCAAGGCCCACACCTTTGCTCGCGGCTTGCGCGCCGGCAGCGTCTGGGTCAACCAATACGACGGCGGCGACATGACTGCGCCGTTCGGCGGGTTCAAGCAGTCGGGTAACGGTCGGGACAAGTCGCTGCATGCGTTCGATAAATACACCGAACTCAAAGCGACCTGGATCAAGCTCTAA
- a CDS encoding ABC transporter ATP-binding protein: MANASSIYRKALEGNQQPKKVLVRVDRVTKKFDETVAVDDVSLDIHQGEIFAMLGGSGSGKSTLLRMLAGFERPTEGRIYLDGVDITDMPPYERPINMMFQSYALFPHMTVAQNIAFGLKQDRLPASEIDARVEEMLKLVHMTQYAKRKPHQLSGGQRQRVALARSLAKRPKLLLLDEPMGALDKKLRSQMQLELVEIIERVGVTCVMVTHDQEEAMTMAQRIAIMHLGWIAQIGSPVDIYEAPVSRMVCEFIGNVNAFDGTVVEDLEGHAIIHSPDLEQKIYVGHGVSTSVQDKSITYAIRPEKLLVSTVKPETRYNWSQGKVHDIAYLGGHSVFYVELPGGKIVQSFMANAERRGTRPTWDDQVYVWWEDDSGVVLRA, encoded by the coding sequence ATGGCAAACGCCTCCAGCATTTACAGGAAGGCTCTAGAAGGTAACCAGCAACCCAAGAAGGTTCTGGTGAGAGTCGACCGCGTAACCAAGAAATTTGACGAAACCGTTGCCGTAGACGATGTGTCCCTGGACATCCACCAAGGCGAAATCTTCGCCATGCTGGGCGGTTCGGGTTCCGGCAAATCGACACTCCTGCGCATGCTGGCAGGCTTTGAACGGCCGACCGAAGGGCGCATCTACCTTGATGGCGTAGACATCACCGATATGCCGCCGTACGAGCGGCCGATCAACATGATGTTCCAGTCCTACGCGCTGTTCCCGCACATGACCGTGGCGCAGAACATTGCCTTCGGCCTCAAGCAGGACCGTCTGCCCGCCAGTGAAATCGACGCCCGCGTCGAGGAAATGCTCAAGCTGGTGCACATGACCCAGTACGCCAAGCGCAAGCCGCACCAACTGTCTGGCGGTCAGCGTCAGCGTGTTGCACTGGCCCGCTCGCTGGCCAAGCGTCCGAAACTGCTGCTGCTCGATGAGCCGATGGGCGCCCTGGATAAAAAGCTGCGCTCGCAGATGCAACTCGAACTGGTGGAAATCATCGAGCGCGTCGGCGTGACCTGCGTGATGGTGACCCACGACCAGGAAGAGGCCATGACCATGGCCCAACGCATCGCGATCATGCACCTGGGCTGGATCGCGCAGATCGGTAGCCCGGTCGACATCTATGAAGCGCCGGTCAGCCGCATGGTCTGCGAATTCATCGGCAACGTGAACGCCTTCGACGGCACCGTTGTAGAAGACCTGGAAGGTCACGCGATCATTCACAGCCCGGATCTGGAGCAGAAGATCTACGTCGGTCACGGCGTGAGTACGTCGGTGCAGGACAAGTCGATCACCTACGCCATTCGCCCGGAAAAACTGCTGGTCAGCACCGTCAAACCCGAGACCCGTTACAACTGGTCCCAAGGCAAGGTTCACGACATCGCTTACCTCGGCGGGCACTCGGTGTTTTACGTGGAGCTGCCTGGCGGCAAGATCGTGCAGTCGTTCATGGCCAACGCCGAACGCCGTGGCACACGCCCGACGTGGGACGATCAGGTCTACGTCTGGTGGGAAGACGATAGCGGCGTGGTACTGCGCGCATGA
- a CDS encoding aminotransferase-like domain-containing protein yields the protein MWVPQLSEFSQPMYLSIADALARDISSGVLNEGDRLPTLRELATTLNVTPGTISRAYSEAHRRRLVQGEVGRGTYVLNQKQLELPASSSAVPLNLGQPELLDLSIIKPYSETLEYWLRDALVGMAKSTDFARTLDYAPDGGHPAHREAGAQWLRHSLPDAQWQQVVITAGAQHGLMVAMSALTNAGDLVLCEELCYPGIISLAHGLERRLRGVPMDDEGIIPEALRELCLREKPKMLVCVATCQNPTAAIMSQKRRAQIAALAEEFDFIILDDDIYGFLATDPSIKPLSAFAPDRSVYLTSLSKSVMPALRVGYLYSPPKLLSRLTSMVRSSVWMPSPLTAQLASNVIIEGLDKKLIRIQRNEAAGRQAIAREIFANFELKAQPYSYHVWLTLPEPWTSDEFTMLARANGVLVLSGTQFQAERSGITRCVRLVLMSPTSQDELRFALTKLASLIDSDPRRYY from the coding sequence ATGTGGGTTCCCCAGCTAAGCGAGTTCAGCCAGCCGATGTATTTGTCGATTGCCGATGCGTTGGCGCGCGATATCAGCAGCGGCGTGTTGAACGAAGGTGATCGCCTGCCGACCTTGCGGGAACTGGCCACCACCCTGAATGTCACGCCGGGCACCATCAGCCGGGCCTACAGCGAAGCCCATCGACGTCGTCTGGTGCAGGGGGAAGTGGGGCGGGGCACTTATGTGCTCAATCAGAAGCAGCTGGAACTGCCAGCCAGCAGCAGCGCTGTGCCGCTGAACCTGGGGCAACCCGAATTACTCGATCTGTCGATCATCAAGCCCTACAGCGAAACCCTGGAATACTGGTTGCGCGACGCGTTGGTGGGCATGGCCAAGAGCACCGATTTCGCCCGTACCCTGGATTACGCGCCGGACGGCGGTCACCCGGCTCATCGCGAGGCGGGTGCGCAGTGGTTGCGTCATTCGTTGCCCGATGCGCAATGGCAGCAAGTGGTGATCACCGCCGGCGCCCAGCATGGCTTGATGGTCGCGATGAGCGCACTGACCAATGCCGGTGACCTGGTGCTCTGCGAAGAGCTTTGCTACCCCGGCATCATTTCCCTGGCCCATGGTCTTGAGCGCCGCCTGCGTGGCGTGCCGATGGACGATGAAGGGATCATTCCCGAGGCACTGCGCGAACTGTGCCTGCGGGAGAAACCGAAGATGCTGGTTTGCGTCGCGACCTGTCAGAACCCGACGGCGGCGATCATGTCGCAAAAACGCCGAGCACAAATCGCGGCGCTGGCCGAAGAGTTCGACTTCATCATCCTGGATGATGACATCTACGGCTTTCTCGCCACCGACCCGTCGATCAAGCCGTTGTCGGCGTTTGCACCGGATCGTTCGGTGTACCTGACCAGCCTGTCGAAATCGGTCATGCCGGCGCTACGCGTCGGCTATCTCTATAGCCCGCCCAAATTACTGTCGCGCCTGACCTCAATGGTGCGCAGCAGCGTCTGGATGCCGTCGCCGCTGACCGCGCAATTGGCCAGCAATGTGATCATCGAAGGCCTCGACAAAAAACTGATCCGCATCCAGCGCAACGAAGCCGCCGGGCGGCAAGCGATTGCCCGGGAAATCTTTGCCAATTTCGAGCTCAAGGCCCAGCCGTATTCCTACCACGTCTGGTTGACGCTGCCCGAGCCGTGGACCAGCGACGAGTTCACCATGCTGGCTCGGGCCAATGGTGTGCTGGTGCTCAGTGGCACCCAGTTCCAGGCCGAACGCTCCGGGATTACCCGTTGTGTGCGGCTGGTGCTGATGTCGCCCACCAGCCAGGACGAATTGCGCTTCGCCCTGACCAAACTGGCCAGCCTGATCGATTCCGACCCGCGACGTTACTACTGA
- a CDS encoding NAD(P)/FAD-dependent oxidoreductase: MKQNSVKQNHVNSYYAATRNETIDFPVLEGLVECDVCVIGAGYTGLSSALFLSEAGYSVTVLEAAKVGYGASGRNGGQLVNSYSRDVDVIEERYGDKTAEVLGSMIFEGADIIRSRIQQYDIKCDYKPGGIFAALNKKQLKGLAEQKSSWERYGNKHLKMLDAADIKREVGCDNYVGGLLDMQGGHIHPLNLALGEATAIIGLGGKIYEQSAAVEITYGEPITVRTAKGLVRAKYLLIAGNAYLPQDLDNRVTRKSMPCGSQIVVTEPLSAKVAKSLISNNYCVEDCNYLLDYYRLTADNRLLYGGGVVYGAREPDDIEQLIRPKILKTFPQLKDVKIDYRWTGNFLLTMSRMPQFGRIEKNAYYMQGYSGHGVTCSHLAGKLISEMIRGDAERFDAFASLPHMPMFGGRTFQAPLTAMGAAYYALRDRFGI; this comes from the coding sequence ATGAAGCAAAACTCTGTTAAACAAAATCATGTAAACAGCTACTACGCCGCGACCCGCAACGAGACCATCGATTTTCCGGTGCTCGAAGGATTGGTCGAGTGCGATGTCTGCGTCATCGGCGCGGGCTACACCGGTTTGTCGTCGGCCCTGTTCCTCAGTGAGGCGGGTTACAGCGTCACTGTGCTGGAAGCCGCCAAGGTCGGTTACGGCGCCAGCGGTCGCAACGGTGGTCAACTGGTCAACTCCTACAGCCGCGACGTTGATGTCATCGAAGAGCGTTATGGCGACAAGACTGCCGAAGTACTGGGCAGCATGATCTTTGAAGGCGCGGACATCATCCGTTCGCGCATCCAGCAGTACGACATCAAGTGCGACTACAAGCCCGGTGGTATTTTCGCGGCGCTGAACAAGAAGCAGCTCAAAGGCCTGGCCGAGCAGAAAAGCAGCTGGGAGCGTTACGGCAACAAGCACCTGAAAATGCTCGACGCGGCGGACATCAAGCGCGAAGTGGGTTGCGACAACTACGTCGGCGGCCTGCTGGACATGCAGGGCGGCCACATCCACCCGCTGAACCTGGCGCTGGGTGAAGCCACGGCCATCATCGGCCTGGGCGGCAAGATCTACGAGCAATCGGCGGCGGTGGAAATCACCTACGGCGAGCCGATCACCGTGCGCACCGCCAAAGGCTTGGTGCGGGCCAAGTACCTGCTGATCGCCGGTAACGCCTATTTGCCTCAGGACCTCGACAACCGCGTCACCCGCAAAAGCATGCCGTGCGGTTCACAAATCGTCGTCACCGAGCCCTTGTCGGCCAAGGTCGCCAAGAGCCTGATCAGCAACAACTACTGCGTCGAAGACTGCAACTACCTGCTCGATTACTACCGCCTGACCGCCGACAACCGTCTGCTGTACGGCGGCGGCGTGGTCTACGGTGCTCGTGAACCGGACGACATCGAGCAACTGATCCGCCCGAAAATCCTCAAGACCTTCCCGCAATTGAAGGACGTGAAGATCGACTACCGCTGGACCGGCAACTTCCTGCTGACCATGTCACGCATGCCGCAATTCGGCCGCATCGAGAAAAACGCCTACTACATGCAGGGCTACAGCGGCCACGGCGTCACTTGTTCGCACCTGGCCGGCAAACTGATCTCGGAAATGATCCGCGGCGACGCCGAACGCTTCGACGCGTTCGCCTCCTTGCCGCACATGCCGATGTTCGGCGGCCGCACCTTCCAGGCCCCGCTCACCGCCATGGGCGCCGCGTATTACGCGCTGCGTGACCGTTTCGGTATCTAA
- a CDS encoding benzoate/H(+) symporter BenE family transporter, whose product MDTLRKDLSLSAVIAGFIAVIISYAGPLIIVFQAAKEAHLPNDVVSSWIWAISIGSGITGLFLSWRLRIPVITAWSTPGAALLVSMLPTVTLPQAIGAYAVASAIIAVVGLSGAFDKLMSRLPKAIAAAMLAGILFRFGAELFTSINLQPVLVLSMIAAYLIFKRFSPRYAILSVLIIGCAVAAWFGELNSSSITIAVAHPVFIAPEWSWHAIINIGLPLALVTLTGQYVPGMAVLRTSGYNTPARSIISITAIGSILMAPFGSHGFNLAAITAAICTGREAHEDRDKRYIAGIACGVFYILMGTFGATLASVFSALPKELIASLAGLALFGAISAGMTGAMADEKQREAALITFLVTASGMSFLGLAAAFWGLIFGLVAHFVLTYTRESKAAALAEGSRQ is encoded by the coding sequence ATGGACACACTCAGAAAGGATCTATCCCTGTCAGCGGTCATTGCGGGCTTCATCGCCGTGATCATTTCCTATGCCGGCCCTTTGATCATCGTGTTTCAGGCAGCCAAGGAAGCCCATCTGCCCAACGACGTGGTGTCTTCGTGGATCTGGGCCATTTCCATCGGCAGCGGCATTACCGGCCTGTTCCTGAGTTGGCGCCTGCGGATTCCGGTGATCACGGCGTGGTCGACGCCGGGCGCGGCATTGCTGGTGTCGATGTTGCCCACCGTTACCCTGCCCCAGGCTATCGGCGCCTATGCGGTAGCGTCGGCGATCATCGCCGTGGTCGGCTTGTCCGGGGCATTCGACAAACTGATGAGTCGCCTGCCCAAAGCCATCGCTGCTGCCATGCTCGCGGGCATTCTGTTTCGCTTCGGCGCTGAGCTGTTCACCTCGATCAACCTGCAACCGGTGCTGGTGCTGTCGATGATCGCGGCCTACCTGATCTTCAAACGCTTTTCGCCGCGCTACGCCATTCTCTCGGTGCTGATTATTGGTTGCGCCGTGGCCGCCTGGTTCGGTGAACTCAACAGCAGCTCGATTACCATCGCAGTGGCCCACCCGGTCTTCATCGCCCCCGAATGGAGCTGGCACGCAATCATCAACATTGGCCTGCCACTGGCCCTGGTGACCCTGACCGGCCAGTACGTCCCCGGCATGGCGGTGTTGCGCACCTCGGGCTACAACACCCCGGCGCGCTCGATTATTTCGATCACCGCGATTGGCTCGATTCTGATGGCCCCGTTCGGCTCCCACGGTTTTAACCTGGCAGCGATTACGGCGGCGATCTGCACCGGCCGCGAAGCCCACGAAGACCGTGACAAACGCTACATCGCCGGGATTGCCTGCGGGGTGTTCTACATTCTGATGGGCACCTTTGGCGCGACCCTGGCCTCGGTGTTTTCCGCCCTGCCTAAAGAGTTGATTGCCTCCCTCGCCGGCCTGGCCTTGTTCGGTGCAATCAGCGCCGGGATGACCGGCGCCATGGCGGACGAGAAACAACGTGAAGCGGCGCTTATTACCTTTCTGGTCACCGCCTCGGGCATGAGCTTCCTCGGTTTGGCCGCCGCGTTCTGGGGTTTGATCTTCGGCCTCGTGGCGCACTTCGTGCTGACTTACACCCGGGAAAGCAAAGCCGCCGCCCTCGCCGAGGGCAGCCGGCAATGA
- a CDS encoding gamma-glutamyl-gamma-aminobutyrate hydrolase family protein — translation MALKPLIGVTACVKQIGLHPYHVSGDKYLRAVSVAALGLPVVIPSLGDLTEIDEVLAHLDGLLLTGSPSNVEPFHYQGPASAPGTDHDPARDSTTLPLLRAAIAAGVPVLGICRGFQEMNVALGGSLHQKVHELPGMLDHREADHPDLAVQYAPAHAVNVQPGGVFEALELPQVFQVNSIHSQGIDRLAPGLRAEAIAPDGLIEAFSVDRETVEHSKAFAVGVQWHPEWQVLANPPYLSIFQAFGDACRQRAALRNTR, via the coding sequence ATGGCACTCAAGCCATTGATCGGCGTTACTGCGTGCGTCAAACAGATTGGCCTGCACCCCTACCACGTCAGCGGCGACAAGTACTTGCGTGCTGTCAGCGTCGCGGCGCTGGGGCTGCCAGTGGTCATTCCTTCTTTAGGCGATCTGACCGAGATTGATGAGGTGCTCGCGCATCTCGACGGTTTGCTGCTGACCGGCTCGCCTTCGAATGTGGAACCCTTCCACTATCAAGGCCCCGCCAGCGCACCCGGCACGGATCACGATCCTGCCAGGGACAGCACCACCCTTCCCTTATTGCGTGCAGCGATTGCCGCCGGCGTTCCGGTACTCGGTATCTGTCGCGGCTTTCAGGAAATGAACGTGGCGCTCGGTGGCAGCCTTCATCAGAAGGTCCACGAACTGCCCGGCATGCTTGATCACCGGGAAGCGGATCATCCGGATTTGGCAGTGCAGTACGCACCGGCTCATGCGGTCAACGTGCAGCCGGGCGGTGTGTTCGAAGCGCTGGAGTTGCCGCAGGTGTTCCAGGTCAATTCGATTCACAGTCAAGGCATCGACCGACTTGCCCCCGGCCTGCGCGCCGAAGCCATCGCTCCCGATGGCCTGATCGAGGCCTTCTCTGTTGATAGAGAGACGGTCGAGCACAGCAAGGCCTTCGCCGTCGGCGTGCAATGGCACCCGGAATGGCAGGTCCTGGCCAACCCTCCCTATTTGAGTATTTTCCAGGCGTTTGGCGACGCGTGCCGGCAACGAGCGGCGCTGCGTAATACACGCTGA
- a CDS encoding ABC transporter permease subunit, producing the protein MPSGRKVVIGIPFLWLCLFFMLPFFLVMKISFSEAALAIPPYSEIYSFAEQKFQLMLNLGNYAMLGDDELYISAYLGSLKMAFLSTAMCLVIGFPMAYAISKASKEAQNVLLLLIMMPTWTAILIRVYAWMGILSNNGLLNAFLLWTGLISQPIEILNTNTAVYIGVVYAYLPFMVLPLYANLVKHDGSLLEAASDLGSSNFNNFWKITVPLARNGIIAGCMLVFIPVVGEFVIPELLGGPETLMIGRVLWQEFFNNRDWPVASALAVVMLAILIVPIILFNRSQAKEMEGRA; encoded by the coding sequence TTGCCGAGCGGCCGTAAAGTCGTGATCGGTATTCCATTCCTGTGGCTGTGCCTGTTCTTCATGCTGCCGTTTTTCCTGGTGATGAAGATCAGCTTTTCCGAAGCAGCCCTGGCTATCCCACCCTACTCCGAGATCTACAGCTTCGCTGAGCAGAAATTTCAGCTGATGTTGAACCTCGGCAACTACGCCATGTTGGGCGACGATGAGCTGTACATCTCGGCTTATCTGGGCTCCTTGAAAATGGCCTTCCTCAGCACGGCTATGTGCCTGGTGATCGGTTTCCCGATGGCCTACGCGATTTCCAAGGCCAGCAAGGAAGCGCAGAACGTCTTGCTGCTGCTGATCATGATGCCGACCTGGACGGCGATCCTGATCCGGGTTTACGCGTGGATGGGCATCCTCAGCAACAACGGTTTGCTCAATGCGTTCCTGCTGTGGACCGGGCTGATTTCGCAGCCAATCGAAATACTCAACACCAATACCGCGGTCTACATCGGCGTGGTGTATGCCTACCTGCCGTTCATGGTGCTGCCGCTGTACGCCAACCTGGTCAAGCATGACGGGAGTCTGCTGGAGGCCGCATCGGACCTGGGCTCAAGCAACTTCAACAATTTCTGGAAAATCACCGTACCGCTGGCCAGGAACGGCATCATCGCTGGCTGCATGTTGGTGTTCATTCCGGTGGTCGGTGAGTTCGTGATTCCGGAACTGCTGGGTGGCCCGGAAACCCTGATGATCGGTCGCGTGCTGTGGCAGGAATTCTTCAACAACCGCGACTGGCCGGTGGCGTCCGCTTTGGCAGTGGTGATGCTGGCGATCCTGATTGTGCCGATCATCCTGTTCAACCGCAGCCAAGCCAAAGAGATGGAGGGACGGGCATGA
- a CDS encoding ABC transporter permease subunit — protein sequence MNRFGFSRMMLVLGLLFIYLPMLILVIYSFNASKLVTVWGGWSVKWYVGLLDNSQLMGSVVRSLEIACYTAIAAVALGTLAAFVLTRVTRFKGRTLFGGLVTAPLVMPEVITGLSLLLLFVAMAQMIGWPQERGIVTIWIAHTTFCAAYVAVVVSARLRELDLSIEEAAMDLGARPLKVFFLITIPMIAPSLAAGGMMSFALSLDDLVLASFVSGPGSTTLPMEVFSAVRLGVKPEINAVASLILLAVSLVTFMVWYFSRKAEANRKRAIQEAMDQTASESWKQPASQRPVQIGATA from the coding sequence ATGAACCGTTTCGGATTTTCAAGAATGATGCTGGTGCTCGGCCTGCTGTTCATCTACCTGCCGATGCTGATCCTGGTGATCTACTCGTTCAACGCCTCGAAACTGGTGACGGTCTGGGGCGGTTGGTCGGTGAAATGGTACGTTGGCCTGCTGGACAACAGCCAACTGATGGGCTCGGTGGTGCGCTCGCTGGAAATCGCCTGCTACACCGCGATTGCGGCGGTAGCACTGGGCACCTTGGCCGCCTTCGTGCTGACCCGCGTGACCCGCTTCAAGGGCCGCACACTGTTCGGTGGCCTGGTTACCGCGCCGTTGGTGATGCCGGAAGTGATCACGGGCCTGTCGTTGTTGCTGCTGTTCGTGGCCATGGCGCAGATGATCGGCTGGCCGCAGGAACGGGGCATCGTCACCATCTGGATCGCCCACACCACGTTCTGCGCCGCCTATGTGGCAGTCGTCGTATCGGCGCGCTTGCGTGAGTTGGACCTGTCCATCGAAGAGGCGGCCATGGACCTCGGTGCACGACCATTGAAGGTGTTCTTCCTGATCACCATCCCGATGATCGCGCCCTCGCTGGCTGCGGGCGGCATGATGTCGTTCGCCCTGTCGCTGGACGATCTGGTGCTGGCGAGCTTCGTCTCCGGACCGGGCTCCACGACGTTGCCGATGGAAGTGTTCTCGGCCGTGCGTCTGGGCGTGAAGCCCGAGATCAACGCGGTGGCGAGCCTGATTCTGTTGGCGGTGTCGCTCGTGACCTTCATGGTCTGGTACTTCAGCCGCAAAGCCGAAGCCAATCGCAAACGCGCGATCCAGGAAGCCATGGATCAGACCGCGAGCGAATCCTGGAAACAACCTGCTTCACAACGACCTGTACAGATCGGTGCGACGGCTTAA